In Camelus bactrianus isolate YW-2024 breed Bactrian camel chromosome 10, ASM4877302v1, whole genome shotgun sequence, a genomic segment contains:
- the ATG2A gene encoding autophagy-related protein 2 homolog A isoform X1 — protein sequence MSRWLWPWSNCVKERVCRYLLHHYLGHFFQEHLSLDQLSLDLYKGSIALRDIHLEIWSVNEVLESMESPLELVEGFVGSIKVAVPWAALLTDHCTVHVSGLQLTLQPRQGPGPGAADSQSWASCMTTSMQLAQECLRDGLPEPSEPPQPLEGLEMFAQTIETVLRRIKVTFLDTVVRVEHSPGDGKHGVAVEVHVQRLEYCDEAVRDPSQAPPVDVHQPPAFLHKLLQLVGVRLHFEELPQQEGPPEPPLQIGSCSGCLELTVKLKQNEAFPGPKLEVSGQLGSLHLLLTPRQLQQLQELLDAVSLADPEGLVDKLNKSRPLGAEDLWLIEQDLNQQLQAGTVAEPFSPDPVSNPLVNLESTDLFFSMAGLTSSVASALSEVSLSDVDLGSSVHSNMASRRHSAQHPSTGKTAPTPSSNTLRPDSLLKMTLGGVTLTLLQTSAPSSGPPDLTTHFFSEFDASKDGSFGSHDFYHLRPRFQRACPCSHVRLTGAAVQLSWELRTSRGRRITSTEVHFGQLEVLECLWPRGTSEPEYTEILSFPNSLASQASAKPCAHLRHMQTLRRIHKSRPRRPAACHYHSELALDLADFQADVELGALDRLSALLHLATIPPPELLAGLLTETPPAAEQQTVVQLSAPRATLQLRFPIADLRPERDPWAGQAVRAEQLRLELIEPQFRSELSSGPGPPAPTRLELTYSDLHVTYEDGEKPPVPCLRVSKALDPKSPGHKYFLPQVVVTLNPQLSSTQWEVAPEKGEELELSAENLCELQEPEPSPFSSKRTMYETEEMVIPGDTEEMRAFQNRALALSRCSLEVVLPSAHVFLPSKEVYESLYNRINNDLLLWEPADLLPSPGPAACPAGFPDASGLWHDNFKMCKSAFKLDSDSDDEDTHFSVGASGAPRPPAPESPHSQSTFSTLVTVLKGRITAHCETKDKCGKRLEAAHGELVLDMEQGTIFSVSHYRGQPGLGYFCLEAEKATLYHRAAVDDYLLPSCLELPTFAPPAQLALTIYPSEEGMTEQGASGRKGQGRGSHMLSTAVRIQLDPHKNVKEFLVTLRLHRATLRHYMALPEQSWHSQLLEFLDVLDDPVLGYLPPTVITILHIHLFSCAVDYRPLYLPVRVLVTAETFTLSSNIVMDTSTFLLRFILDDSALYLSDKCEMETLDLRRDYVCVLDVDLLELVIKTWKGSTEDKLSQPLFELRCSNNVIHMHSCADSCALLVNLLQYVMSEGDLHPPPRPPSPTEIAGQKVQLSESPASLPSCPSVETALINQRDLTDALLDTERSLRELAQASGSPFFQASPVSVYLFPGERSGAQPPSPPVGAPTGSLRSHSEAKEDEKEEEGDGDTLDSDEFCILDAPGLGILPQDGEPVVTQLHPGPIIVQDGHFSQPLGSTDLLRAPAHFPVPSSRVVLREVSLVWHLYGGRDFGPHPGHRARVGLTGPRSSPSRGSGPNRPQNSWRAQGGSGRQHHVLMEIQLSKVSFQHEVYPAEPGPVAPGKELEEQPLSRQVFIVQELEVRDRLASSQINKFLYLHTSERMPRRTHSNMLKIKALHLAPMTNLGGPECCLRVSLLPLRLNVDQDALLFLKDFFTSLAASINPMVPAETSAEAHPETRVQPSSPQEGQPEGVETTSSQEATGSRHGSSSAEQQPIYFREFRFTSEVPIWLDYHGKHVTMDQVGTFAGLLIGLAQLNCSELKLKRLCCRHGLLGVDKVLGYALNEWLQDIRKNQLPGLLGGVGPMHSVVQLFQGFRDLLWMPIEQYRKDGRLMRGLQRGAASFGSSTASAALELSNRLVQAIQATAETVYDILSPTVPISRSLQDKQSVRRLRKGQQPADLREGVAKAYDTVREGILDTAQTICEVASRGHEQKGLTGAVGGVIRQLPPTVVKPLILATEATSNLLGGMRNQILPDAHKDHALKWRLDETRD from the exons AGGAGTGCCTGCGGGACGGGCTGCCTGAGCCCTCTGAGCCACCACAGCCCCTAGAAGGACTGGAGATGTTCGCCCAGACCATCGAGACTG TACTGCGAAGGATCAAGGTGACCTTCTTGGATACTGTCGTGAGGGTGGAGCACTCGCCGGGTGATGGGAAGCATGGTGTGGCAGTGGAAGTCCATGTGCAGAG ACTGGAGTACTGCGATGAGGCCGTGCGAGACCCAAGCCAGGCACCCCCAGTGGATGTGCATCAGCCTCCTGCCTTCCTACATAAGCTGCTGCAGCTGGTGGGCGTCCGCCTGCACTTCGAGGAGCTCCCCCAACAG GAAGGACCCCCAGAGCCTCCCTTGCAGATTGGCAGCTGCTCAGGGTGTCTGGAGCTGACAGTGAAACTGAAGCAAAATGAGGCCTTCCCAGGCCCCAAG CTGGAGGTGTCTGGACAACTGGGCTCCCTGCACCTGCTTCTAACCCCACGGCAGCTCCAGCAGCTTCAGGAACTGCTTGACGCAGTGAGCCTTGCAG ACCCCGAGGGCCTGGTAGACAAACTGAACAAGAGCCGCCCGCTAGGTGCTGAAGATCTGTGGCTGATTGAACAGGATCTGAACCAGCAGCTGCAGGCGGGGACTGTAGCTGAGCCCTTCAGCCCAGACCCCGTTTCAAACCCTCTTGTCAACCTGGAGAGCACTG ACCTCTTCTTCTCCATGGCCGGCCTCACAAGCAGTGTGGCCTCAGCCCTGTCTGAGGTCTCCCTCTCCGACGTAGACCTGGGTTCCTCGGTGCACAGCAACATGGCCTCCCGCCGGCATTCTGCCCAGCACCCCTCGACCG GCAAGACAGCCCCCACACCCTCCTCGAACACCCTGCGCCCTGACTCGCTGCTGAAGATGACTTTGGGGGGCGTGACCCTGACCTTGCTTCAGACGTCTGCCCCGTCTTCTGGACCACCTGACCTCACCACCCACTTTTTTTCGGAGTTTGATGCCTCCAAGGATGGGTCCTTTGGCTCTCATGACTTCTACCATCTCCGACCGCGCTTCCAGAGGGCCTGTCCCTGTAGTCATGTCCG GCTAACAGGTGCAGCTGTGCAGCTGTCCTGGGAGCTGCGGACAAGCAGGGGCCGGCGGATCACCAGCACAGAAGTGCACTTTGGGCAGCTGGAGGTGCTAGAGTGTCTGTGGCCCAGGGGCACCTCGGAGCCTGAGTACACAGAG ATCCTGAGCTTCCCGAACAGCCTGGCCTCCCAGGCCTCAGCTAAGCCTTGCGCCCACCTGCGCCACATGCAGACTCTGCGCCGGATACACAAG AGCCGACCCCGGCGCCCAGCTGCCTGCCACTACCACTCAGAACTGGCCCTGGACCTGGCTGACTTCCAGGCAGATGTAGAGCTAGGGGCCCTGGACCGGCTCTCTGCCCTGCTGCACCTGGCCACCATACCCCCTCCTGAGTTGCTTGCTGGCCTGCTG ACAGAGACCCCACCAGCTGCTGAGCAGCAGACAGTGGTGCAGCTATCAGCACCCAGGGCCACGCTGCAGCTGCGCTTCCCCATTGCCGACCTGCGGCCTGAGCGGGACCCCTGGGCGGGCCAGGCTGTGCGGGCTGAGCAGCTGCGGTTAGAGCTGATTGAGCCCCAGTTCCGGTCAGAGTTAAGCAGTGGGCCTGGTCCCCCAGCCCCAACCCGCCTGGAACTCACCTACTCCGACCTACATG TCACCTACGAAGATGGAGAGAAGCCACCTGTCCCCTGCCTGCGGGTCTCTAAAGCCCTGGATCCCAAGAGCCCTGGGCACAAGTACTTCCTGCCCCA GGTAGTGGTGACCCTGAACCCCCAGCTCAGCAGCACACAGTGGGAAGTGGCCCCggagaagggagaggagctgGAGCTGTCGGCTGAGAATCTGTGCGAGCTTCAGGAACCTGAGCCCTCACCCTTCTCCTCAAAAAGGACCATGTACGAGACGGAAGAG ATGGTGATTCCTGGAGACACTGAGGAAATGAGGGCCTTTCAGAACCGGGCCCTGGCGCTGTCTCGCTGCAGCCTGGAAGTGGTCCTGCCCAGCGCCCATGTCTTCCTGCCCAGCAAGGAGGTCTACGAGAGCCTCTACAACAG GATCAACAACGACCTGCTCCTGTGGGAGCCCGCGGACCTGCTTcccagccccggccccgccgcgTGCCCCGCTGGCTTCCCGGACGCCTCGGGCTTGTGGCACGACAACTTCAAGATGTGCAAGTCTGCCTTCAAGCTGG ACTCGGACTCGGACGATGAGGACACCCACTTCTCAGTGGGGGCGTCAGGTGCCCCCCGGCCCCCTGCCCCTGAATCCCCTCACTCCCAGAGTACCTTCTCTACACTGGTGACGGTGCTGAAGGGTCGGATCACGGCCCACTGTGAAACCAAG GACAAGTGTGGGAAACGGCTGGAGGCTGCACATGGGGAACTGGTGCTAGACATGGAACAAGGCACCATCTTCAGCGTCTCCCATTACCGAGGCCAGCCGGGCCTTGGCTACTTCTGCCTGGAAGCTGAAAAGGCAACACTCTACCACCGAG CGGCCGTGGATGACTATTTGCTGCCCAGTTGCCTGGAGCTGCCCACCTTTGCTCCTCCGGCCCAGCTGGCCCTAACCATCTACCCATCAGAGGAAGGGATGACTGAGCAAGGAGCCTCGGGCCGCAAGGGCCAAGGCCGGGGCTCCCACATGCTGTCCACCGCGGTGCGCATCCAACTGGACCCCCACAAGAATGTCAAG GAGTTCCTGGTGACACTGCGGCTGCACAGAGCTACGCTGCGCCACTACATGGCCCTGCCAGAACAGAGCTGGCACTCCCAG CTGTTGGAGTTCTTAGATGTCCTGGATGATCCAGTGCTGGGCTACCTGCCTCCAACAGTCATTACCATCCTACACATACACCTGTTCTCCTGTGCTGTGGACTACAG gcccctcTACCTCCCTGTACGTGTCCTTGTCACTGCTGAGACCTTTACCCTCTCCAGCAACATCGTCATGGACACCTCTACCTTCCTGCTCAG GTTCATCCTTGACGACTCCGCCTTGTACCTGTCTGACAAGTGTGAGATGGAGACCCTGGATCTGCGGCGAG ATTACGTCTGTGTCTTGGACGTTGACCTTCTGGAGCTCGTGATCAAAACCTGGAAGGGGAGCACTGAGGACAAACTG AGCCAGCCATTGTTCGAACTCCGCTGCTCCAACAACGTGATACACATGCACAGCTGTGCTGACTCCTGTGCCCTGCTGGTCAACCTGCTCCAGTATGTAATGAGTGAGGGTGACCTGCACCCCCCAcccaggccccccagccccacGGAGATCGCTGGCCAGAAGGTACAG CTCTCCGAaagccctgcctccctgccctcatGCCCCTCAGTGGAGACAGCCCTTATCAACCAGCGGGACCTGACCGACGCCCTCCTGGACACCGAGCGTAGCCTGCGGGAGCTGGCCCAGGCTTCAG GTAGCCCCTTCTTTCAGGCCTCGCCAGTATCGGTCTACCTATTCCCAGGTGAACGGAGTGGGGCCCAGCCCCCCTCGCCCCCTGTTGGGGCCCCCACTGGCAGCTTGAGGTCTCATTCAGAGgccaaagaagatgaaaaggaagaagagggggaTGGAGACACTCTGGACAGTGATGAGTTTTGCATCCTTGACGCTCCTGGCCTGGGCATCCTG ccccaggaTGGGGAGCCTGTGGTGACGCAGCTGCATCCAGGCCCCATCATTGTGCAGGACGGGCACTTCTCTCAGCCACTGGGCAGCACAGATCTGCTGCGGGCACCTGCCCACTTCCCAGTGCCCAGCAGTCGCGTGGTGCTGCGTGAGGTCTCCCTTGTCTGGCACCTCTATGGGGGCCGAGACTTTGGCCCTCATCCCGGACACAG GGCAAGAGTTGGCCTCACAGGCCCCAGAAGCTCCCCTTCCCGCGGCTCTGGGCCCAACCGGCCCCAGAACTCCTGGCGTGCACAGGGGGGCAGTGGGAGGCAGCACCATGTCCTCATGGAGATCCAGCTCAGCAAG GTAAGCTTCCAGCATGAGGTATACCCAGCGGAGCCAGGCCCTGTAGCCCCTGGCAAGGAGCTAGAGGAGCAGCCACTGTCCCGCCAGGTGTTCATTGTACAGGAGCTTGAGGTCCGAGACCGGCTGGCCTCCTCCCAGATCAACAAATTCCTATATCTACACACGAGTGAGCGGATGCCACGGCGCACTCACTCCAACATG CTCAAGATCAAAGCGCTGCATTTGGCCCCCATGACCAATCTGGGTGGGCCTGAGTGCTGTCTCCGCGTCTCGCTCTTGCCTCTGCGGCTCAACGTGGATCAG GATGCCCTGCTCTTCCTCAAGGACTTCTTCACCAGCCTGGCAGCCAGCATCAACCCCATGGTCCCGGCGGAGACCTCCGCTGAAG CTCACCCTGAGACCcgagtccagcccagcagtccccaggaagggcagcctgaggGTGTGGAGACCACCAGCTCCCAGGAGGCCACAGGCAGTAGACACGGCTCCTCCTCTGCTGAGCAGCAGCCCATCTACTTCAG GGAGTTCCGGTTCACATCTGAGGTGCCCATTTGGCTGGATTACCACGGCAAGCACGTCACCATGGACCAGGTG ggcacttTCGCAGGCCTCCTCATAGGCCTGGCCCAGCTCAACTGCTCCGAGCTGAAGCTAAAGCGGCTCTGTTGCCGGCACGG GCTCCTGGGTGTGGACAAGGTGCTGGGCTATGCTCTCAATGAGTGGCTGCAGGACATCCGCAAGAACCAGCTGCCTGGCTTGCTGGGGGGCGTGGGCCCCATGCACTCTGTGGTTCAGCTCT TCCAAGGGTTCCGGGACCTGCTGTGGATGCCCATTGAGCAGTACAGGAAGGATGGGCGCCTCATGCGGGGGCTGCAGAGGGGAGCTGCCTCCTTCGGCTCGTCCACAGCTTCCGCTGCCTTGGAGCTCAGCAACCGGCTGGTGCAAGCTATCCAG GCCACAGCCGAGACGGTGTATGACATCCTGTCCCCGACGGTGCCCATCTCGCGCTCCCTGCAGGACAAGCAATCTGTGCGAAGGCTACGAAAGGGCCAGCAGCCAGCCGACCTCCGGGAGGGTGTGGCCAAGGCCTATGACACAGTTCGAGAG GGCATCCTGGATACAGCTCAGACCATTTGTGAGGTGGCGTCTCGAGGCCACGAGCAGAAGGGGCTGACAGGCGCTGTAGGAGGTGTGATCCGCCAGCTGCCCCCAACAGTGGTGAAGCCCCTCATCCTAGCCACAGAGGCCACATCCAACCTGCTTGGGGGCATGCGCAACCAGATCCTCCCTGATGCCCACAAGGACCATGCTCTAAAGTGGCGTTTGGACGAGACCCGGGACTGA
- the ATG2A gene encoding autophagy-related protein 2 homolog A isoform X2: protein MSRWLWPWSNCVKERVCRYLLHHYLGHFFQEHLSLDQLSLDLYKGSIALRDIHLEIWSVNEVLESMESPLELVEGFVGSIKVAVPWAALLTDHCTVHVSGLQLTLQPRQGPGPGAADSQSWASCMTTSMQLAQECLRDGLPEPSEPPQPLEGLEMFAQTIETVLRRIKVTFLDTVVRVEHSPGDGKHGVAVEVHVQRLEYCDEAVRDPSQAPPVDVHQPPAFLHKLLQLVGVRLHFEELPQQEGPPEPPLQIGSCSGCLELTVKLKQNEAFPGPKLEVSGQLGSLHLLLTPRQLQQLQELLDAVSLADPEGLVDKLNKSRPLGAEDLWLIEQDLNQQLQAGTVAEPFSPDPVSNPLVNLESTDLFFSMAGLTSSVASALSEVSLSDVDLGSSVHSNMASRRHSAQHPSTGKTAPTPSSNTLRPDSLLKMTLGGVTLTLLQTSAPSSGPPDLTTHFFSEFDASKDGSFGSHDFYHLRPRFQRACPCSHVRLTGAAVQLSWELRTSRGRRITSTEVHFGQLEVLECLWPRGTSEPEYTEILSFPNSLASQASAKPCAHLRHMQTLRRIHKSRPRRPAACHYHSELALDLADFQADVELGALDRLSALLHLATIPPPELLAGLLTETPPAAEQQTVVQLSAPRATLQLRFPIADLRPERDPWAGQAVRAEQLRLELIEPQFRSELSSGPGPPAPTRLELTYSDLHVTYEDGEKPPVPCLRVSKALDPKSPGHKYFLPQVVVTLNPQLSSTQWEVAPEKGEELELSAENLCELQEPEPSPFSSKRTMYETEEMVIPGDTEEMRAFQNRALALSRCSLEVVLPSAHVFLPSKEVYESLYNRINNDLLLWEPADLLPSPGPAACPAGFPDASGLWHDNFKMCKSAFKLDSDSDDEDTHFSVGASGAPRPPAPESPHSQSTFSTLVTVLKGRITAHCETKDKCGKRLEAAHGELVLDMEQGTIFSVSHYRGQPGLGYFCLEAEKATLYHRAAVDDYLLPSCLELPTFAPPAQLALTIYPSEEGMTEQGASGRKGQGRGSHMLSTAVRIQLDPHKNVKEFLVTLRLHRATLRHYMALPEQSWHSQLLEFLDVLDDPVLGYLPPTVITILHIHLFSCAVDYRPLYLPVRVLVTAETFTLSSNIVMDTSTFLLRFILDDSALYLSDKCEMETLDLRRDYVCVLDVDLLELVIKTWKGSTEDKLSQPLFELRCSNNVIHMHSCADSCALLVNLLQYVMSEGDLHPPPRPPSPTEIAGQKLSESPASLPSCPSVETALINQRDLTDALLDTERSLRELAQASGSPFFQASPVSVYLFPGERSGAQPPSPPVGAPTGSLRSHSEAKEDEKEEEGDGDTLDSDEFCILDAPGLGILPQDGEPVVTQLHPGPIIVQDGHFSQPLGSTDLLRAPAHFPVPSSRVVLREVSLVWHLYGGRDFGPHPGHRARVGLTGPRSSPSRGSGPNRPQNSWRAQGGSGRQHHVLMEIQLSKVSFQHEVYPAEPGPVAPGKELEEQPLSRQVFIVQELEVRDRLASSQINKFLYLHTSERMPRRTHSNMLKIKALHLAPMTNLGGPECCLRVSLLPLRLNVDQDALLFLKDFFTSLAASINPMVPAETSAEAHPETRVQPSSPQEGQPEGVETTSSQEATGSRHGSSSAEQQPIYFREFRFTSEVPIWLDYHGKHVTMDQVGTFAGLLIGLAQLNCSELKLKRLCCRHGLLGVDKVLGYALNEWLQDIRKNQLPGLLGGVGPMHSVVQLFQGFRDLLWMPIEQYRKDGRLMRGLQRGAASFGSSTASAALELSNRLVQAIQATAETVYDILSPTVPISRSLQDKQSVRRLRKGQQPADLREGVAKAYDTVREGILDTAQTICEVASRGHEQKGLTGAVGGVIRQLPPTVVKPLILATEATSNLLGGMRNQILPDAHKDHALKWRLDETRD, encoded by the exons AGGAGTGCCTGCGGGACGGGCTGCCTGAGCCCTCTGAGCCACCACAGCCCCTAGAAGGACTGGAGATGTTCGCCCAGACCATCGAGACTG TACTGCGAAGGATCAAGGTGACCTTCTTGGATACTGTCGTGAGGGTGGAGCACTCGCCGGGTGATGGGAAGCATGGTGTGGCAGTGGAAGTCCATGTGCAGAG ACTGGAGTACTGCGATGAGGCCGTGCGAGACCCAAGCCAGGCACCCCCAGTGGATGTGCATCAGCCTCCTGCCTTCCTACATAAGCTGCTGCAGCTGGTGGGCGTCCGCCTGCACTTCGAGGAGCTCCCCCAACAG GAAGGACCCCCAGAGCCTCCCTTGCAGATTGGCAGCTGCTCAGGGTGTCTGGAGCTGACAGTGAAACTGAAGCAAAATGAGGCCTTCCCAGGCCCCAAG CTGGAGGTGTCTGGACAACTGGGCTCCCTGCACCTGCTTCTAACCCCACGGCAGCTCCAGCAGCTTCAGGAACTGCTTGACGCAGTGAGCCTTGCAG ACCCCGAGGGCCTGGTAGACAAACTGAACAAGAGCCGCCCGCTAGGTGCTGAAGATCTGTGGCTGATTGAACAGGATCTGAACCAGCAGCTGCAGGCGGGGACTGTAGCTGAGCCCTTCAGCCCAGACCCCGTTTCAAACCCTCTTGTCAACCTGGAGAGCACTG ACCTCTTCTTCTCCATGGCCGGCCTCACAAGCAGTGTGGCCTCAGCCCTGTCTGAGGTCTCCCTCTCCGACGTAGACCTGGGTTCCTCGGTGCACAGCAACATGGCCTCCCGCCGGCATTCTGCCCAGCACCCCTCGACCG GCAAGACAGCCCCCACACCCTCCTCGAACACCCTGCGCCCTGACTCGCTGCTGAAGATGACTTTGGGGGGCGTGACCCTGACCTTGCTTCAGACGTCTGCCCCGTCTTCTGGACCACCTGACCTCACCACCCACTTTTTTTCGGAGTTTGATGCCTCCAAGGATGGGTCCTTTGGCTCTCATGACTTCTACCATCTCCGACCGCGCTTCCAGAGGGCCTGTCCCTGTAGTCATGTCCG GCTAACAGGTGCAGCTGTGCAGCTGTCCTGGGAGCTGCGGACAAGCAGGGGCCGGCGGATCACCAGCACAGAAGTGCACTTTGGGCAGCTGGAGGTGCTAGAGTGTCTGTGGCCCAGGGGCACCTCGGAGCCTGAGTACACAGAG ATCCTGAGCTTCCCGAACAGCCTGGCCTCCCAGGCCTCAGCTAAGCCTTGCGCCCACCTGCGCCACATGCAGACTCTGCGCCGGATACACAAG AGCCGACCCCGGCGCCCAGCTGCCTGCCACTACCACTCAGAACTGGCCCTGGACCTGGCTGACTTCCAGGCAGATGTAGAGCTAGGGGCCCTGGACCGGCTCTCTGCCCTGCTGCACCTGGCCACCATACCCCCTCCTGAGTTGCTTGCTGGCCTGCTG ACAGAGACCCCACCAGCTGCTGAGCAGCAGACAGTGGTGCAGCTATCAGCACCCAGGGCCACGCTGCAGCTGCGCTTCCCCATTGCCGACCTGCGGCCTGAGCGGGACCCCTGGGCGGGCCAGGCTGTGCGGGCTGAGCAGCTGCGGTTAGAGCTGATTGAGCCCCAGTTCCGGTCAGAGTTAAGCAGTGGGCCTGGTCCCCCAGCCCCAACCCGCCTGGAACTCACCTACTCCGACCTACATG TCACCTACGAAGATGGAGAGAAGCCACCTGTCCCCTGCCTGCGGGTCTCTAAAGCCCTGGATCCCAAGAGCCCTGGGCACAAGTACTTCCTGCCCCA GGTAGTGGTGACCCTGAACCCCCAGCTCAGCAGCACACAGTGGGAAGTGGCCCCggagaagggagaggagctgGAGCTGTCGGCTGAGAATCTGTGCGAGCTTCAGGAACCTGAGCCCTCACCCTTCTCCTCAAAAAGGACCATGTACGAGACGGAAGAG ATGGTGATTCCTGGAGACACTGAGGAAATGAGGGCCTTTCAGAACCGGGCCCTGGCGCTGTCTCGCTGCAGCCTGGAAGTGGTCCTGCCCAGCGCCCATGTCTTCCTGCCCAGCAAGGAGGTCTACGAGAGCCTCTACAACAG GATCAACAACGACCTGCTCCTGTGGGAGCCCGCGGACCTGCTTcccagccccggccccgccgcgTGCCCCGCTGGCTTCCCGGACGCCTCGGGCTTGTGGCACGACAACTTCAAGATGTGCAAGTCTGCCTTCAAGCTGG ACTCGGACTCGGACGATGAGGACACCCACTTCTCAGTGGGGGCGTCAGGTGCCCCCCGGCCCCCTGCCCCTGAATCCCCTCACTCCCAGAGTACCTTCTCTACACTGGTGACGGTGCTGAAGGGTCGGATCACGGCCCACTGTGAAACCAAG GACAAGTGTGGGAAACGGCTGGAGGCTGCACATGGGGAACTGGTGCTAGACATGGAACAAGGCACCATCTTCAGCGTCTCCCATTACCGAGGCCAGCCGGGCCTTGGCTACTTCTGCCTGGAAGCTGAAAAGGCAACACTCTACCACCGAG CGGCCGTGGATGACTATTTGCTGCCCAGTTGCCTGGAGCTGCCCACCTTTGCTCCTCCGGCCCAGCTGGCCCTAACCATCTACCCATCAGAGGAAGGGATGACTGAGCAAGGAGCCTCGGGCCGCAAGGGCCAAGGCCGGGGCTCCCACATGCTGTCCACCGCGGTGCGCATCCAACTGGACCCCCACAAGAATGTCAAG GAGTTCCTGGTGACACTGCGGCTGCACAGAGCTACGCTGCGCCACTACATGGCCCTGCCAGAACAGAGCTGGCACTCCCAG CTGTTGGAGTTCTTAGATGTCCTGGATGATCCAGTGCTGGGCTACCTGCCTCCAACAGTCATTACCATCCTACACATACACCTGTTCTCCTGTGCTGTGGACTACAG gcccctcTACCTCCCTGTACGTGTCCTTGTCACTGCTGAGACCTTTACCCTCTCCAGCAACATCGTCATGGACACCTCTACCTTCCTGCTCAG GTTCATCCTTGACGACTCCGCCTTGTACCTGTCTGACAAGTGTGAGATGGAGACCCTGGATCTGCGGCGAG ATTACGTCTGTGTCTTGGACGTTGACCTTCTGGAGCTCGTGATCAAAACCTGGAAGGGGAGCACTGAGGACAAACTG AGCCAGCCATTGTTCGAACTCCGCTGCTCCAACAACGTGATACACATGCACAGCTGTGCTGACTCCTGTGCCCTGCTGGTCAACCTGCTCCAGTATGTAATGAGTGAGGGTGACCTGCACCCCCCAcccaggccccccagccccacGGAGATCGCTGGCCAGAAG CTCTCCGAaagccctgcctccctgccctcatGCCCCTCAGTGGAGACAGCCCTTATCAACCAGCGGGACCTGACCGACGCCCTCCTGGACACCGAGCGTAGCCTGCGGGAGCTGGCCCAGGCTTCAG GTAGCCCCTTCTTTCAGGCCTCGCCAGTATCGGTCTACCTATTCCCAGGTGAACGGAGTGGGGCCCAGCCCCCCTCGCCCCCTGTTGGGGCCCCCACTGGCAGCTTGAGGTCTCATTCAGAGgccaaagaagatgaaaaggaagaagagggggaTGGAGACACTCTGGACAGTGATGAGTTTTGCATCCTTGACGCTCCTGGCCTGGGCATCCTG ccccaggaTGGGGAGCCTGTGGTGACGCAGCTGCATCCAGGCCCCATCATTGTGCAGGACGGGCACTTCTCTCAGCCACTGGGCAGCACAGATCTGCTGCGGGCACCTGCCCACTTCCCAGTGCCCAGCAGTCGCGTGGTGCTGCGTGAGGTCTCCCTTGTCTGGCACCTCTATGGGGGCCGAGACTTTGGCCCTCATCCCGGACACAG GGCAAGAGTTGGCCTCACAGGCCCCAGAAGCTCCCCTTCCCGCGGCTCTGGGCCCAACCGGCCCCAGAACTCCTGGCGTGCACAGGGGGGCAGTGGGAGGCAGCACCATGTCCTCATGGAGATCCAGCTCAGCAAG GTAAGCTTCCAGCATGAGGTATACCCAGCGGAGCCAGGCCCTGTAGCCCCTGGCAAGGAGCTAGAGGAGCAGCCACTGTCCCGCCAGGTGTTCATTGTACAGGAGCTTGAGGTCCGAGACCGGCTGGCCTCCTCCCAGATCAACAAATTCCTATATCTACACACGAGTGAGCGGATGCCACGGCGCACTCACTCCAACATG CTCAAGATCAAAGCGCTGCATTTGGCCCCCATGACCAATCTGGGTGGGCCTGAGTGCTGTCTCCGCGTCTCGCTCTTGCCTCTGCGGCTCAACGTGGATCAG GATGCCCTGCTCTTCCTCAAGGACTTCTTCACCAGCCTGGCAGCCAGCATCAACCCCATGGTCCCGGCGGAGACCTCCGCTGAAG CTCACCCTGAGACCcgagtccagcccagcagtccccaggaagggcagcctgaggGTGTGGAGACCACCAGCTCCCAGGAGGCCACAGGCAGTAGACACGGCTCCTCCTCTGCTGAGCAGCAGCCCATCTACTTCAG GGAGTTCCGGTTCACATCTGAGGTGCCCATTTGGCTGGATTACCACGGCAAGCACGTCACCATGGACCAGGTG ggcacttTCGCAGGCCTCCTCATAGGCCTGGCCCAGCTCAACTGCTCCGAGCTGAAGCTAAAGCGGCTCTGTTGCCGGCACGG GCTCCTGGGTGTGGACAAGGTGCTGGGCTATGCTCTCAATGAGTGGCTGCAGGACATCCGCAAGAACCAGCTGCCTGGCTTGCTGGGGGGCGTGGGCCCCATGCACTCTGTGGTTCAGCTCT TCCAAGGGTTCCGGGACCTGCTGTGGATGCCCATTGAGCAGTACAGGAAGGATGGGCGCCTCATGCGGGGGCTGCAGAGGGGAGCTGCCTCCTTCGGCTCGTCCACAGCTTCCGCTGCCTTGGAGCTCAGCAACCGGCTGGTGCAAGCTATCCAG GCCACAGCCGAGACGGTGTATGACATCCTGTCCCCGACGGTGCCCATCTCGCGCTCCCTGCAGGACAAGCAATCTGTGCGAAGGCTACGAAAGGGCCAGCAGCCAGCCGACCTCCGGGAGGGTGTGGCCAAGGCCTATGACACAGTTCGAGAG GGCATCCTGGATACAGCTCAGACCATTTGTGAGGTGGCGTCTCGAGGCCACGAGCAGAAGGGGCTGACAGGCGCTGTAGGAGGTGTGATCCGCCAGCTGCCCCCAACAGTGGTGAAGCCCCTCATCCTAGCCACAGAGGCCACATCCAACCTGCTTGGGGGCATGCGCAACCAGATCCTCCCTGATGCCCACAAGGACCATGCTCTAAAGTGGCGTTTGGACGAGACCCGGGACTGA